In Triplophysa rosa linkage group LG2, Trosa_1v2, whole genome shotgun sequence, the genomic window AATTACCGTGAAAACCCTTTCCACAACTTCCGCCATTGCTTTTGTGTGAGTCAGATGATGTACGGAATGATCCATCTGTGTAACCTTCAGGTGAGGTCACGGTGACAAATTTATGCATGTTGTTAAGGGTGTGCTTGTGTGCGTTTGTCACAAAAACATGTTGCTTGCCTTTGTTCTTAGGAGAGGCTGACTATGACAGACATGTGTATTCTGATGACTGCAGCAGTGTGCCATGACCTGGACCACCCGGGATACAACAACACGTATGTCTGCTGACATATACCCCCTTCCCCCAAGCCTCCTTATTACCACTTATTACCATATTGCTGCTATCAAAAACATTGCTTGGCCACAATAAGCTTTTGGACATTTTAGCCATACttaaaaatgttgatattttgaaaacagtattttaaggaaatttattttttaatcaggTATCAGATTAATGCTCGCACTGAGCTGGCTGTGCGCTACAATGACATCTCTCCGCTGGAGAACCATCATTGTGCTGTGACTTTCCAAATCCTCTCCATGCCCGAATGCAACGTATTCGCCAACATAGAGCCCGAGTCATTCAAACAGATTCGACAGGTTCAGATTCAACACCTGCTGGCTTGAGTCACTTGCGATATAAATCAAGACCCTAAACATATTTTTGATTCCAACCGCAGGCAATCATTACTCTCATTTTGGCGACGGACATGGCCAGACACGGAGAGATACTGGACTCCTTCAAACAGAAAGTGGACAACTTTGACTTTACCAATGAGGAGCACATCAAATGTGTATGTATTTCCCAACTTTTCCATTGGTTTTCCTTGGATTGCCTTCCAAATACATCTTACATTTCTCTGTCTTTACAGCTAAAGATGGTCTTGATCAAGTGCTGTGACATCTCGAATGAGGTCAGACCCACCGAGGTGGCAGAGCCATGGGTGGACTGTTTGCTGGAGGAATACTTTATCCaggtacttaaaaaaaacaaggctGTTTGTGTATGAATATAATGGAATATATCATAGCTTAACTGCTTTTTGGTCTGTCGTGGCAGAGTGACCGAGAGAAATCAGAAGGTCTTCCTGTGGCTCCGTTTATGGATCGTGAAAAAGTCACCAAGCCAACGGCACAAATCGGCTTCATTAAATTTGTCCTCATCCCGATGTTTGAGACGGTCATGAAGGTAACAGACTGATGTGTGAGTCGTAAACTGTGGTTGGAATATGAAATAATGACATGAAGGAAATCTTCTGCGTTCAGCTCTTTCCTCAGATTGAGGAGATCATGGTTCAACCCTTGAGGGACTCTCGTGACCATTACGAAGAACTGAAGCAGATAGATGATGCCATGTCAGAGGTAAGAAGCAAGTTCTGGGACTTAACATATGCAGAAGTAACACTCGATATCATCACGTCTCAACTCAGTCAGCTAAATCATGAGATTTAGTCCAAAATGCACATCAGATTATCTGAGATGCTTTCGCGTAATATTTTGGACCATGGGTTAATCGGTACTTTGCCTTCAGGCACAGAAGAAGAAAACAGAGAGCTTGTCTTTGGGTGGAAAGAAGAAATAGACAAGCTGCTTCTTTTATGGTATGAGGGAACTTTGCTATCAGTTTCTTTAAGTTAAACATCCTAACCATGGCCCTCTTTGACTAAAACATGCCTTTGAAATTGGTTTTAATAAAAGTCTATGTAAGCGCATGTTACAACGCTTCTGAAGCCATGATTTCCTACACATTCTTTTCCATTGACTCCCATGATGACTTTGGGTAATGTTTTTGTCTCTTTCAGGGATCGAAGGCTTGTCCAGCTTCCAGTTTCTTGAAACTGAGGTCTTGAATTGTTTGGGCTCTCCAAGCACCCTATTTCTGAAGGAGAGTGTTGGACCTCCTTCTGTGAAGCATCAGAATGTCCAGAAAAGGAGATCACAGTGAGGAGAGGAGTCTACATGAATCATTATTTGTTTGCACTGTTGTTATTAAGTGCTTTTTTCAAAGGCTAGAATACAATACTTGGAACTCAGATTTATAGCTCAAGGATGTTGTTCAATACATTACATGTTACTGTTACGATGCGGTACGTTTTGAAAATTTGGGCATTGAGAGAGTTTTGCATGAGCTGATGAccaaagtaatgttttttttttgcattctaaaaatacatttgcataGCAGTTATAGATCATATGTACTCGATTTATTTATCTCCAAATAAAAACTTATTAACCATGAAAGAGgaaatcaataaaatattttgaaatccTAAAATATCAATGTTTTAAGGATAATATAAACTATTCTTTTTTTGGATAAACCTGTTTATGTACATTATTGTATATGAAAAGTGCACTATAATggatttaaattgatttaaaatgcTCTATTTTTACGCACTAATTTGTAAGATACAAAACCTGATCTTTCGTACATTTTAAGATAAACTAAAGAAGATCTATTTTGAGACAGCATGAATAGAAGTACTGAAGACTAAAAGGAGGTGTACtaagtgtaataaaataaagtattagCGCACTATTTTAGCTATTTTAATTGATctctattaaataaataaataacaaaaacaagagaCATCTTTCAAGAAAAGCATTTGCTATAAGGGAATGTGTCTTAGACACCTGTTTAAAGACACAGGTGTTTTTGAATGTTAAACTTGCACTCCAGGTGAGAGGACATGAACACTACTCTGTTTCTCATTGGATCTGTATGTGACAGTTACTACACAGCCAGTGCTGGACATCATTCACAGGATAAAGGCTTTATTCTTTCAATGTTCCTGTTATTGCAGAGCAGAAGAGGCAATTTGGCACTTATCACAGATTTCATCtcacaaaccaaaataaaaccTCTAATGACAAAACCTCTCAAAACAAAGACGACCACAGTGCACATTAGCAATGAAAAGTGCGAGAGCATTTTAAGTCCACAATGTTTCGTTATATATTCTGGCTACAAAAAAAGGAACATTTCCAACTATTAAAGACACGCATTTAACACCTTCATTGACTTCCAATTGAACATTTTAGTTCAAATCTAGGTACGTAACTAAAACTTGGTCTATTGGCCAATAAAGggattctgtgttttttatGGACCCCACTTTGCACAGTTATTTCGAAAAGTATTTTCGAAAAGAGCCCACCCCAAATTGTTGTAACAAAGTCTGAAGCATGGAATTGCTTAATATGTCATTGTATGGTGCAGTGATACATTTTACTTTCATTAGAATTACTGGAATAAGGAAACCCATTAATTAGAAGAAGGTGTCCGTGTTTTAACATTCTTCTTTTAAAAAAGATTGCTGCTCTTAAGCACTTTACAAGTGACATAAAACATTTCAGGGCACAGCTCTGAGGGGGACCTCATTTATTGTGACTCCAGAGAGTCTGCAGCACTCAATGAAAGGTTGTTGTGAAGGTAAATGTCTACTTGAACCTCACAGACGGTCTGACGCAGGGTTACAGTCCATAAGTGGCTCAGTGGGGGTGCTATATAGACTACAAGCATGTTTGGTCAAACCCTTCACATACAAAGGCTTCCATCGTGATTGTGCAAGAGTAAAGCTCACAATAAGAAGAAGAATCAGAATCACAAacagctttattgccaagtatgtttacacacacaaggaatttgacttggcgacaggagcttagtgcagaagaaagtgtgcacatggtgcaaacataatgcaaatatacattaagatagaaaaaatgagaaattcaatcaaaacaataatgcactataaacaaaaagtgaaaaaaatatatagacaaaaaaacaacatatcatttttttaaagagtgtacagatgtgttatttacaggtttaacctATACAAAGTACAGTTTCCAGATGTGCAATGTAATAAGCTGGATTGCTGCAAAACTGGACACAAAAGGAAAGTTATAGCTCAGGGTGCTACTGTCACATTACAAATGAATGGATTATTAGTCATAACATGGGTTAATAAGTAACTATTTGCTGTAATTCAATTTATTttccttaaaaaataaataaacaaagggattcatctttatttttgagTAATATAATAACAGTTACTTTTTATGTTGCATTACATACTGTTctgcataaaataacatttttatatttactgtacatttgcattatgattttgcagtttcattttgttaaaatattaaatatttagtattaaataccattaattaattaattaaatttcagcatttactagaatatttttaaatgttgtttttttaaataagacgAATGTGCAATTTGCTTTTACCATAATCTCATATGTTATTAAttgatcatatttatattaaatttattTCTTGTAATATATGCACCAGTCAAAATGACTTTCACGGATGATAtgttttattagttttgagcagttGTTATTGGGAAATAACATACCTTGGAATGTCAAGACTTGCCAATCAGAATTAAGTATTCCAGAGAGGTGTGTAATAACATTATagaatgatataaaataaacaattgcattggcattaactaacattaaagaTTAATAAACGCTAAAAACTATGCtgcttattgttagttcatgttagctgatgcatttactaatgttaacaaatacaatcttattgtaaagtggTACCCGTACACGGATCTTGATTTGAAAaggtttttcatttgttttgtccaTGTCGTAAAGGTTGATTGTGAGAAATTTAAATAGGCTGGTCTCACAGACTGGGCTTGGAAAAGCCTCTGTGTCTTTAAGAAGGGCCCCCCGTTCAGTGCTGGAACCCGAGGCCAAATTACTAAAGTTCAGAGGAAGTGACGGGCAAAGAGAGCTTTAAGAGTTCAACGAGCAGACAAAACCCCTTTCAAGCGAAGATGATTTGTGTATAGTTATTCAGTGTTTCCAGAAAACTTTAAGTAAAGATTGAAACTCGGCAGGAGCAGGAGGCGATGATCCAAGTCATCTAATCCGAGTTTTACTTCGTTGTCCACCGGTTTATCTGTTTGAATAAGTAATTTACTCCGACGTTATGTCCCATTGTTGTGTTAAATGAGTGTGTCTTGTAATGTACGCGAGGTTGACTTCACCGGTGGCTTTAGTGCAGATCGTCTTCGTGCTGTGTTTATTTTCGGCGCGGGTTTGTTCGGGTCTGAAGGTGCTCGTTCGTCTGCATGATGGGAAGATAACGGAGGAGATTTTGGAGGCGGACAGTGAGAAAGACATCATAACACTGGAGTTCAAGCAGGGAGACGGGACTCTCGTCACATTCCTGTCTGATTTCAAGCGGGTGAGTTGCCTATAAAAAGATCCAGACATGCTAAAACAAAGACCGACTAATGCACTGGAGTGCAATCGAAAAAGTTGTTTTGtctgtgctttaaaaaaaaaatgcatatttaagTACAACGTCGATTACCTTTTTAGTATTGTGCACACGCAAATAAAAGGGTAGGCTATGTTTTGAACAAAGTAGCACCAATGCCCTGAGTTGGGGTACCATGAAAAAGCTGCCATGCATGAATATGCCTATATTTGTCATGCTATCATTTGAGGTACTTTTGTAAATAAAAGAAAGACTAAAATTTGCTAAAACTATTTGTGACTAGGTTTttctatgattttttttatggtaaaaattgTAGTAGGCTAGACCAACCGTATTTTTACTAGACTGGTTTCCATTTGCATTACAATCATTTTACTAAAAATATCATGGATAAATTATGGTTAATGGCAAATTTGAGacaaatttgtggttactatggttttattataaaaacccTATTCAAagtatggttactgtagtaaaaccatggttaaggATTTTTGATTAAGGACCATTTTTGTAAGGATTGAAGAGTCTAGCTTTTTATGAATAACACATGATGAATTATgtacacaaagtatttatgaATGGACTGTTTTAAATGTTACAGAAATCCGTTAGACAATCACTATCAGCATTCATATTAACAGATGgatctgttttatgtttttgtcaaTTGCTATTTCAATTGATTTCACGTTGATATAATTCAACTGAGATCACATTTTACTGTTACATTCAGCACCataaacagattttttgttCTTTAGACTTTCTCAATGTAGGGCCTTATCCTCGTGCATGCTTTttaaattttactgttttaagtGGGAAATAAACCATTTGTTTGCCAGCCACACAAGCAGTGTAAACCATTCATGAGAAAATTGCTGTAAAGCATCAATATGCTGTGGTTTTCACTGGAAACATCAGGCATGTCAAAACATAATAGAGCAAAACTAGCTTGCGTGATACAGCGGGCTGGCTGAACGCCTTTTTTACGATAAAGGAACCTCCATCAACAAGCTAAAGTCcttttgctatttttatttgatttaatatttatattttatgaattGCATCACTTTACATTCTACACAGACATGTCAATTTGTGGCATAAACTTGGCACAGGACTACCTGTTTGTCCCACCAATGCCAGACTGAGTGTTTAGGAGAAATTTGGAAAGAATCTGTATAGTTTTGCAGTTTTGTTTGGTGTCACAGGTGCCACAGAAGTTACTCATTCACCTTTAAAtagtttggtttatttaataTTCACACAGCTGAACACATGAACAATATAAGGATGTACTTAAGATGTGCTAAAGCAGCAGTTATGACTAATCTTACCATCAGTCCCCtgctgttaaaataaatattgagtCTCCGAGTGATTTAAGTCTTACACTCCTTTTGTCATTTGGTtggccaacacacacacacacacacacatacacaaacctGCAACAAGCCATGAGCTCCTACTGAAGCAGTGCCACATTTACTGTGGCTTCAATTCTCTGTGTAACAGAATCTACCAGACCTTTCAAAAGCAGCCACAAAAATTTTGCCTTCCAACTTTTTGAGGGGGTAAAGGCTGTTCCAGTCATATTTGGTGTAAATGCTGTGTAGTGCAGTTACAGCTGGATGAAGGCAAAGAAAAGCAGCATTGTTGTTGTGAAAGAGAGGCTGTATTCTTGGTTATGTCCATATGGGAGCAGTTAGCCTTCTTTGTGCCGGGTTGGTTTGGGGGTGGGTGATCAGCTGATGCTCGGGGTGATGGAAGGAGATTACACAAGTTTCATGTGCTCTGGAGGGctgtttatagtctgtttaaagtCTTGACCCTTTTACTAAAAAAAGAATTTGATTTAGGGTGCCTCTTCCAGTCAATATaccatatttgtttacatttattatataattataatataatatgacaattatttaaaaaaaagaatactaTGTAAacttatagatggtttcaaagcaacaaaataaacaaatgttactgcacCGGCACGCTTGTGGCCGAAACTTAAAGAAAAGAatcctgtagattatttctgataacaagcaaaagaaataacaagtaaattacatgtATGTCTAGCCAGTGTTATTTTGGgtagaagaaccattacttggcaAAACTTATACAACAAAGTTACACAACCCATTcaactaattgtttatttaatgaaattaatacacaatacaattcaacaaattgtttatttaataaataaaatggtttatttaatattattataccataaaatatgaatattaaaataatatgaataaaaataaaataaaatataaatagttatattattagccactagccagaccgatcaacaaacacagactggaagttaaccgTCTTGAATTAGgtttatcttagacttttggcAAACAGCATTTTCTTGTTTCAAACGTAAATCAAaatctttttataaaataaggATTGTTTTTGCAATGGTATGTAACTGGGAGTTTCTGACGTCAGTTACACAGCTAAATTTGCATTTACtgttttttcataaaataaagaaaacattcacTCTAGCGTCAGAAAAGTAcatgttcatttcatttcatttagcagacgcttttacccaaagcgacttacaaataagaAAGCCTAAACGTTTTTCTTAAGAGCCAACAATAAGTCTACAAAGCTATGTAAACAAGTAGGAAAAGATCTTAAGCTAGGGAGAGATGAAAAACATGAAAGAGTAAGTTAGGGGTGAGTCACGTGAATGGGGAACAGGTGTGTTTTCAGATGTTTCTTACAGGTTGCCATTGTTTGTCCTATGCTTGTGTGTCTAAGCACATGTTATTTGTCTTTCTTTCAAACAGCATGTAAAGATCTTTCGTGCATTGGTCCTCGGGGAGCCAGAGAGGGGTCAGACACAGTATCAAGCCCTGTGTTTCATCTCCCATTTGGATCACGGAGAGCTCATCCCCAGTGAAGCCATGGCCAGACTCAGACAGGTCACAATGCAAAGAATTGAAAGCAAAACAGTACCACCGTACTGACAACCAGCATGCATTTTTACCAGTTAGTCCTGGTCAAGCTTGACTATTCAAGTATTTATGGTAAACCTGACTGGCCAAATCTTGTTGGTTAAATGTTAATGTTGGTGACCAGCATCCAAAACAGGATTCAGCAGGCCGATGattatacaaaaacatttgattgtGCCTTGTTTGAAGGTTTTGAGCTCTGATAAGAAAATGTCATCCTTATTCCCATTCTAATGAGTACTGTGTGATCCCAACAGAAAAACCCTCATGTGGTGCGGAGTGCAGAAGAGATACGAGGAGTGGAACGGCTCAGTATGAACGCGGTGGTCAATATGAGTATCTCCTGGCATCTCAGTACTCATATACGTAATGTCTGCAGGGAAGCACAGGACCTCGTGTACACACGACAACAAGATGTCAAGCACTGGCTGGACAGAGGTCATTCTAACATGACACATGTATTcaaattaagaaaataactACACCTTGTGGTACCGTGTCctgtattttgaactttttaaaaagGGATAAATTACCAGAACATTCTAATTCTGCCATCATATATTCATCCTCATGCCATTTCACACCTGGATTATGTCTTTTTCCTGGGGAAACAATATCAtttgaatggaagtcaataggaaTCTGAGTATTGGTATGAGGGCcaataaatggtgacagaattttcatttttgggtgatctttAATAGTAACCAGATCATTCACAAGAAATGAATACAGGAATGAGTTTAGTGCTTAGAATGACCAAACAGCCTACCTGAATCTGATTATGATGCATTCTATCCATTTTCACTCAGTCTGTTTGGTTT contains:
- the pde9ab gene encoding high affinity cGMP-specific 3',5'-cyclic phosphodiesterase 9A isoform X2; translation: MGSSSSSYAPKTIYLDVDGKVQRVVFSRHCSPCDIKELLYSSSNIARNTAILLVDPEGALISIDPTMPANNPNLYKVVPHSTSQGGEKEDMFQNVLSQVAEQFSRAFRINEIKTEVTNRLAMLEKRVELEGLKVVEIEKCKNDLKKLRDEMTSRGGVRVNCNSKYNFTDDGKKLSPRRDVPSYPKYTLSHETIEALKKPTFDVWHWEHNEMLSCLEYMYHDLGLVKEFNMNPITLKRWLLAIQENYRENPFHNFRHCFCVSQMMYGMIHLCNLQERLTMTDMCILMTAAVCHDLDHPGYNNTYQINARTELAVRYNDISPLENHHCAVTFQILSMPECNVFANIEPESFKQIRQAIITLILATDMARHGEILDSFKQKVDNFDFTNEEHIKCLKMVLIKCCDISNEVRPTEVAEPWVDCLLEEYFIQSDREKSEGLPVAPFMDREKVTKPTAQIGFIKFVLIPMFETVMKLFPQIEEIMVQPLRDSRDHYEELKQIDDAMSEAQKKKTESLSLGGKKK
- the oafb gene encoding out at first protein homolog; amino-acid sequence: MYARLTSPVALVQIVFVLCLFSARVCSGLKVLVRLHDGKITEEILEADSEKDIITLEFKQGDGTLVTFLSDFKRHVKIFRALVLGEPERGQTQYQALCFISHLDHGELIPSEAMARLRQKNPHVVRSAEEIRGVERLSMNAVVNMSISWHLSTHIRNVCREAQDLVYTRQQDVKHWLDRGVEGSIFKVLPQSLDVTGLQSCNSTADPWQPCACSYRIHLEWFPCQLKYCRGQGSNPYKCGIKSCSKGYRFDFYTPHKQLCLWDEDSVMNL
- the pde9ab gene encoding high affinity cGMP-specific 3',5'-cyclic phosphodiesterase 9A isoform X1 — protein: MGSSSSSYAPKTIYLDVDGKVQRVVFSRHCSPCDIKELLYSSSNIARNTAILLVDPEGALISIDPTMPANNPNSLYKVVPHSTSQGGEKEDMFQNVLSQVAEQFSRAFRINEIKTEVTNRLAMLEKRVELEGLKVVEIEKCKNDLKKLRDEMTSRGGVRVNCNSKYNFTDDGKKLSPRRDVPSYPKYTLSHETIEALKKPTFDVWHWEHNEMLSCLEYMYHDLGLVKEFNMNPITLKRWLLAIQENYRENPFHNFRHCFCVSQMMYGMIHLCNLQERLTMTDMCILMTAAVCHDLDHPGYNNTYQINARTELAVRYNDISPLENHHCAVTFQILSMPECNVFANIEPESFKQIRQAIITLILATDMARHGEILDSFKQKVDNFDFTNEEHIKCLKMVLIKCCDISNEVRPTEVAEPWVDCLLEEYFIQSDREKSEGLPVAPFMDREKVTKPTAQIGFIKFVLIPMFETVMKLFPQIEEIMVQPLRDSRDHYEELKQIDDAMSEAQKKKTESLSLGGKKK